The Candidatus Delongbacteria bacterium region AACTTCCTTAGCATTATTGGTTCCAAGGTAAGCAGTGAATCCTCCCTGTCCTACAACCATTTTTTTAATCTGGTCTTTAGAGTATTTTCCACTAAAACACAAATTGATAAGGTCGCCTACTGGTAAAGTCCCAGATCTTTCTGGTGAGAAAGGTCCTTCGCCATCCAATGCTTGGTTTACATCAATTACTTTACCCTTATTATGAGCCCCAACACTGATTCCTCCACCTAAGTGGACAATAATGATGTTAAGGTCTTCATACTTTTTTCCTACATTAGCAGAATATTTTCTTGCAACAGCTTTTTGATTTAATGCGTGGAAAATAGATTTTCTTTCAAATTCTGGATGACCGGAAACTCTTGCTAGATCACATAATTCGTCTACAACTACCGGATCAGCAATATAGGCTTTTGCATCTGGAAGTGATTTTGCGATATCATCGGCAATCAAACCGCCAAGATTTGAGGCGTGTTTTCCTAAAACACCAACCTTAAGATCTGTTTTAAGATTTTCAGTGACATTGTATACTCCAGATGGGACAGGCTTAATCAATCCACCACGTCCAACGACTGCTTTAATATCATTCATTTCACAATTTGCATCTTGAAGCTCTTTGAGAATAATATTCTTTCTGAACTCATACTGGTCTGTAATGTCTTTAAATTCAGAAAGTTCCTCAGTTGAATGCTTAATATTTTTAAGAAATGATAATTTTGTTTCTACATAAACAGCAATTTTTGTTGAAGTAGAGCCAGGGTTGATTGCTAAAATTTTTCTATTCATTTTATCCTCTAATTATATTGCAGCAGCAAGTTTGATTGAAGTGAGTTTTATCTCGTCAGAATCAGCTCTTGAAGTAAGTACGATAGGTGATTTTGCCCCAAGAATAACAGCAGCAGCTTTAGCATTAGCAAAATAGATAAATGATTTATACATAACATTAGCAGCTTCAATATCTGGAGCCATCAAAAGATCTGCTTCTCCAGCTACAGGACTAACAATTCCTTTGTGTTCAGCACTGTGATGACTTACCGCATTATCAAAAGCTAAAGGACCATCAATTATACAATTAGGAATCTGTTTTCTGTCTGACATTTTTGCAAAAATAGCCGCATCAAGTGTAGCTGGCATTGCAGGATTTACAGCTTCAACAGCTGCTATTATAGCTACTTTTGGCTTCTCATAACCAAGTTTGTTCATGAATTCAACGGAGTTTCTAATAATTCCCTCTTTCTCTTTCAAATCAGGTGCTATGTTCATAGCTGCGTCTGTAAGCCCTATAACTTTATGATAAGTTGGAACTTCAAATAATGCTAGGTGAGATAGAAGAGATCCAGATCTTAATCCAAATTCTTTATTTAGAACTGCTTTTAGTAAGCCTGAAGTACTAACATGACCTTTCATCAAAATATCGGCTTTCTTAGAGTTTACTAGTTTTACAGCTTCTTCTGCAGCTTTGTTTGGGTTTGTAACATTTAATAACTCAATCCCTGTTAAATCAAAACCTTTATCAGAGGCAATTTTTCTGATTTTTTCTTCATCACCAACAAGTATTGGCTCTATAACTCCAACATTTTTAGCATTAAAAACAGCTTCTAATGCATTATCGTCCTCAGCTGCTGCAAGTACAAGTCTTTTTTTACTTGTTTGTTTTTCTAAAAGGATATCAAGATCAGCCAAACTCTTTAGCATACACACTCCATATTTTTCACGTTTTTTATCATTTAGCTCTTTACTATATCAACAATTACGTCTATTATAAATTAGTATATGATTATCGTCAAGTACTAATTTTAGTCCAAAATAAGACAAAAACTCAAAATTTTATAAATATTTTTAGAAATGTTATACAAATTTTACAGCTTTTTCATTCTGAAATAATTTTTTGTGTAAGAAAACCCGAAATATAATCCTAGTATAATATAAAACAAAGGTCCAGCAATGAATGACCAACTTGCTGTAGAAAATTTAAATGCAGCTATAAAGATGAGAACTGTGTGAAGAGTAATAATTACATACAAGGGGATCATCTGCTTTCTAAGAACCTGTACATGTTCGGAATTTAGAACCAGATTTTTATTGTATCTACCTAGAATAGATGAAAGAATCTTTTCATTTGAAAAAAGCATCATAGAGAACATAGCTAAAACTATACATTGCACTATTCCGGGTTTAATTTTGAAAAAAATATCATCATTGAACTGGATCGAAATCAAACCAAATATTAGTACTAATC contains the following coding sequences:
- the buk gene encoding butyrate kinase, which encodes MNRKILAINPGSTSTKIAVYVETKLSFLKNIKHSTEELSEFKDITDQYEFRKNIILKELQDANCEMNDIKAVVGRGGLIKPVPSGVYNVTENLKTDLKVGVLGKHASNLGGLIADDIAKSLPDAKAYIADPVVVDELCDLARVSGHPEFERKSIFHALNQKAVARKYSANVGKKYEDLNIIIVHLGGGISVGAHNKGKVIDVNQALDGEGPFSPERSGTLPVGDLINLCFSGKYSKDQIKKMVVGQGGFTAYLGTNNAKEVYDRAVSGDEKAELIMNAMVYQVSKEIGAMFTVLEGNVDAIILTGGIAYNEAIVKKIIKRVARLGEVVVYPGEDEMEALAMNGLMVLQGEIIPMDYN
- a CDS encoding bifunctional enoyl-CoA hydratase/phosphate acetyltransferase, coding for MLKSLADLDILLEKQTSKKRLVLAAAEDDNALEAVFNAKNVGVIEPILVGDEEKIRKIASDKGFDLTGIELLNVTNPNKAAEEAVKLVNSKKADILMKGHVSTSGLLKAVLNKEFGLRSGSLLSHLALFEVPTYHKVIGLTDAAMNIAPDLKEKEGIIRNSVEFMNKLGYEKPKVAIIAAVEAVNPAMPATLDAAIFAKMSDRKQIPNCIIDGPLAFDNAVSHHSAEHKGIVSPVAGEADLLMAPDIEAANVMYKSFIYFANAKAAAVILGAKSPIVLTSRADSDEIKLTSIKLAAAI
- a CDS encoding septation protein IspZ, whose product is MGKKDLIKNLLLGFIPIFTFSLAEESLGLVNAVFLSVISGVVIFLYYLISMKQKEWFVLIDTGLVLIFGLISIQFNDDIFFKIKPGIVQCIVLAMFSMMLFSNEKILSSILGRYNKNLVLNSEHVQVLRKQMIPLYVIITLHTVLIFIAAFKFSTASWSFIAGPLFYIILGLYFGFSYTKNYFRMKKL